A genomic segment from Polyangium mundeleinium encodes:
- a CDS encoding AgmX/PglI C-terminal domain-containing protein, which translates to MVSVSVASDPPLRDARVSAAARAVDVVVRWGSDCVLAAVELSPPRPLFVGEEEGCDVVLPAEIVGASRVPVLLARWDGDVRAVVPKGARVVFDGEGKPMTPARAVARGLADPSRVYRDAAEVPLGPGRTIAVRLGPFTIEITGSEAAPRAPRAPVLSRRLGLSHLASVLLHLLVFVAVASRFQPIVDDDFDGITDDEKYFIQQMLRRADEKEMEGLYAEEIAGFESRARRRQRRDRAEMDLEAAWMRSLQAAGERWSAEEFARAREGEPADARDTGLIGLLYERPPQPAPTVAPVAYDDRSSSKATQTQARGGAMALSGRLPPEVVRRIIRQNFGRFRLCYENGLRNNPNLQGRVSVRFVIGADGAVSNVGNGGSDMPDGGVVACIVRAFNGLSFPQPEGGIVTVVYPLMFSPGG; encoded by the coding sequence GTGGTCTCTGTCTCCGTGGCCTCCGATCCGCCTCTTCGGGATGCAAGGGTGAGCGCCGCGGCGCGCGCCGTCGACGTCGTCGTGCGGTGGGGGAGCGACTGCGTGCTCGCCGCCGTGGAGCTCTCCCCGCCGCGCCCGTTGTTCGTGGGCGAGGAAGAGGGCTGCGACGTCGTGTTGCCCGCCGAGATCGTGGGCGCTTCCCGCGTGCCCGTGCTGCTCGCGCGGTGGGACGGCGACGTGCGCGCCGTCGTGCCGAAGGGCGCGCGTGTCGTGTTCGACGGCGAGGGCAAGCCGATGACCCCCGCCCGCGCCGTCGCGCGTGGCCTCGCGGATCCCTCGCGTGTCTACCGCGACGCCGCCGAAGTTCCGCTCGGGCCTGGCAGGACGATCGCCGTGCGCCTCGGGCCTTTCACGATCGAGATCACCGGCAGCGAGGCTGCGCCCCGCGCGCCCCGCGCGCCCGTGCTCTCGCGTCGCCTCGGGCTCTCGCACCTCGCTTCGGTGCTGCTCCATCTGCTCGTCTTCGTGGCCGTGGCCTCGCGGTTCCAGCCCATCGTCGACGACGACTTCGATGGCATCACGGACGATGAGAAGTACTTCATCCAGCAGATGCTCCGCCGCGCCGACGAGAAGGAGATGGAGGGGCTTTACGCCGAAGAGATCGCAGGTTTCGAGAGCAGGGCGCGGCGCCGGCAACGACGCGACCGCGCGGAGATGGACCTCGAAGCGGCGTGGATGCGTTCGCTTCAGGCGGCGGGCGAGCGCTGGAGCGCGGAAGAGTTCGCTCGTGCGCGCGAAGGCGAGCCCGCAGATGCCCGCGACACCGGCCTGATCGGGCTGCTCTACGAGCGGCCCCCGCAGCCAGCCCCGACGGTGGCCCCGGTCGCCTACGACGACCGCTCCTCGTCCAAGGCGACGCAAACGCAAGCGCGCGGGGGCGCCATGGCTCTGAGCGGCCGGCTGCCTCCGGAGGTCGTGCGGCGGATCATCCGGCAGAACTTCGGGCGCTTCCGGCTCTGTTACGAGAACGGCCTGCGGAACAACCCGAACCTCCAGGGGCGCGTCTCGGTGCGGTTCGTGATCGGGGCCGACGGCGCGGTGTCGAACGTCGGCAACGGCGGATCGGACATGCCCGACGGCGGCGTGGTCGCGTGCATCGTGCGCGCCTTCAACGGCCTGAGCTTTCCGCAGCCGGAAGGCGGAATCGTGACGGTGGTCTACCCCCTCATGTTCTCGCCGGGCGGATGA
- a CDS encoding asparaginase yields the protein MRLLLIHTGGTLMMRGGDPTPLEPDVYTRDLVAELPVLRKLAEIETKILYNLDSADFQPHHWVELAKAVHASLDRYDGFVIVHGTDTMAYTASALAFLLPGLDRPVILTGAQKPLADVRTDARTNLVDACHLATTRVPEVGIAFHSELLRGCRATKLDAWGMKAFGSPACPPLAELGLGVNLAPHVLAPRPRSSFDGRLEPHVLAVRTFPGLDPRLLHGALAAGVRGMVIEAFGAGNVPRLENSLVPVLEAARAADVPVVIVSQSTRGAVDLARYHGGVAAARAEAIGAGDMTTEAALTKLMIVLGRAEAANEGRTSAARAAFAASWAGEISL from the coding sequence GTGCGGCTCTTGCTGATCCACACGGGGGGGACGCTCATGATGCGCGGCGGCGATCCGACGCCGCTCGAACCCGACGTGTACACACGCGACCTCGTCGCGGAGCTGCCCGTCCTTCGCAAGCTCGCCGAGATCGAGACGAAGATCCTCTACAACCTCGACTCGGCCGACTTCCAACCTCACCACTGGGTCGAGCTCGCAAAGGCCGTGCACGCCTCGCTCGATCGGTACGACGGCTTCGTCATCGTGCACGGCACGGACACGATGGCCTATACCGCGAGCGCGCTCGCGTTTCTCTTGCCCGGCCTCGATCGTCCCGTGATCCTCACGGGCGCGCAGAAGCCGCTCGCGGACGTGCGCACCGACGCGCGAACGAACCTCGTCGACGCCTGCCATCTGGCGACGACGCGGGTCCCCGAGGTGGGCATCGCGTTCCACTCGGAGCTGCTCCGCGGCTGCCGCGCGACGAAGCTCGACGCGTGGGGGATGAAGGCCTTCGGCTCACCCGCGTGCCCGCCGCTCGCGGAGCTCGGCCTCGGCGTGAACCTCGCGCCGCATGTGCTCGCGCCGCGGCCGAGGTCGTCGTTCGACGGCCGGCTCGAACCACACGTGCTCGCGGTGCGTACGTTCCCGGGGCTCGATCCGCGGCTCCTGCACGGCGCGCTCGCGGCGGGCGTGCGCGGCATGGTGATCGAGGCGTTCGGCGCGGGGAACGTGCCGCGGCTGGAGAACTCGCTCGTGCCCGTGCTCGAAGCGGCGCGCGCGGCGGACGTGCCCGTGGTGATCGTCAGCCAGTCGACGCGCGGCGCCGTGGATCTTGCGCGGTATCACGGCGGCGTCGCGGCCGCGCGGGCGGAGGCGATCGGCGCCGGGGACATGACGACGGAGGCCGCGCTGACGAAGCTCATGATCGTGCTCGGTCGCGCGGAGGCCGCGAACGAGGGCCGCACCTCGGCGGCGCGCGCGGCGTTCGCCGCGTCGTGGGCGGGCGAAATCAGCCTGTGA
- a CDS encoding AgmX/PglI C-terminal domain-containing protein: MDHRNEKKPALDSNNPFVAKAPVDLFGATPARPFDPRALFADKASEPETVAADAPEGSYTYALVKSGPEVPAEECERADEAVEIMILWGDSVLHVAHLSPVRPFHVGEESADFVIPAGTLGASRLPVVLVGADGKARVVVPATAKATIETEGRRAPVDATNAMPCAELAGSVEIALSFGARVKVEIGGLVIQVASVKAGRKVKGGAVAMQGKGLSWHGVSLAVHAGLLAAAAFFLPPLGVTDEDAISDEDKYFIQHALDVSAEREEEKKETPELAETNEKAPGGSSGARAQDSEGKMGSTTSNKSDGRFALAGDKNNTDPQIARQAAVDEARNFGMIGLLNVMNGGDPNAVTAKWGGDTSFGSDDRSALGNMWGSSIDEAAGSGGLGVSGHEEGGGGKGEGIGIDRIGTYGVNLGGPGGFNRQLKPKEHKTSAPIMRPQGVTTTGRLPAEIIQRTVRQNFGRFRFCYEQGLRTNPNLQGRVAVRFVIGRDGSVSQVSNGGSDLPDQNAVSCVVRSFYGMSFPAPEDGIVTVTYPILFQPGS, translated from the coding sequence ATGGATCATCGCAACGAGAAGAAGCCGGCACTCGACTCGAACAACCCGTTCGTCGCCAAGGCGCCCGTGGATCTTTTCGGCGCGACCCCGGCGCGCCCCTTCGATCCCCGCGCTCTCTTCGCCGACAAGGCGAGCGAGCCCGAGACCGTGGCTGCCGACGCGCCCGAGGGTTCGTACACGTACGCGCTCGTCAAGAGCGGCCCCGAGGTCCCGGCCGAAGAGTGCGAGCGCGCGGACGAGGCGGTCGAGATCATGATCCTGTGGGGCGACTCGGTCCTCCACGTCGCGCACCTCTCGCCGGTTCGTCCGTTCCACGTCGGCGAGGAGAGCGCGGACTTCGTGATCCCCGCCGGCACGCTCGGCGCCTCGCGGCTCCCGGTCGTGCTCGTGGGTGCGGATGGCAAGGCGCGCGTCGTGGTGCCCGCGACGGCGAAGGCGACGATCGAGACCGAGGGCCGGCGTGCTCCGGTCGACGCGACGAACGCGATGCCGTGTGCGGAGCTCGCGGGCAGCGTCGAGATCGCGCTCTCGTTCGGCGCGCGGGTGAAGGTGGAGATCGGCGGGCTCGTGATCCAGGTCGCGAGCGTGAAGGCGGGCCGCAAGGTCAAGGGCGGCGCGGTGGCGATGCAGGGCAAGGGTCTTTCCTGGCACGGCGTCTCCCTCGCGGTGCACGCGGGTTTGCTCGCGGCGGCTGCGTTCTTCCTCCCGCCCCTCGGCGTGACGGACGAGGACGCGATCTCGGACGAGGACAAGTACTTCATTCAGCACGCGCTCGACGTGAGCGCGGAGCGTGAGGAGGAGAAGAAGGAGACGCCCGAGCTCGCCGAGACGAACGAGAAGGCCCCCGGTGGCAGCTCCGGCGCGCGTGCGCAGGACAGCGAGGGCAAGATGGGCAGCACGACGAGCAACAAGAGCGACGGTCGGTTCGCGCTCGCCGGGGACAAGAACAACACGGACCCGCAGATCGCGCGGCAGGCCGCGGTCGACGAGGCGCGCAACTTCGGCATGATCGGGCTGCTCAACGTGATGAACGGCGGCGACCCGAACGCCGTCACGGCGAAGTGGGGTGGCGACACCTCGTTCGGCAGCGACGATCGGAGCGCCCTCGGCAACATGTGGGGTTCGTCGATCGACGAGGCCGCGGGTTCGGGTGGTCTTGGCGTGTCGGGCCACGAGGAGGGTGGTGGTGGCAAGGGTGAAGGCATCGGCATCGATCGCATCGGGACCTACGGCGTGAACCTCGGCGGCCCCGGCGGCTTCAACCGCCAGCTCAAGCCGAAGGAGCACAAGACGAGCGCGCCGATCATGCGTCCGCAGGGCGTCACGACGACCGGTCGTCTCCCGGCCGAGATCATCCAGCGGACCGTGCGGCAGAACTTCGGTCGCTTCCGGTTCTGCTACGAGCAGGGCCTGCGGACGAACCCGAACCTCCAGGGCCGCGTGGCCGTGCGGTTCGTGATCGGTCGCGACGGCAGCGTCTCGCAGGTGTCGAACGGCGGGTCGGATCTGCCCGACCAGAACGCGGTCTCCTGCGTGGTCCGCTCGTTCTACGGGATGAGCTTCCCGGCTCCCGAGGACGGCATCGTCACCGTGACGTACCCGATCCTCTTCCAGCCCGGCAGCTGA